From Rhodovastum atsumiense, a single genomic window includes:
- a CDS encoding serine hydrolase domain-containing protein encodes MFEVESSDRLFCIVLDKWLAFAISYSDIPGLQIAVRKKEKLIFSKSYGLADLEGAEAYTPRHLGHLASQSKMVTSCLTMQLVQDGVLTLDQRLAKLVPWAGAHKDNRFRDITVRDLLSHRSGLCSNGSEGSYWELFRDFPSEAQFIAELKETPLVYAPDTCTKYSNYGFALLGLVLQEVTGKPYHALVAEAAARRWRISELLPDHAEGQFPFATGYSKKIYDGACKPFRHVCANALAPAVGLCGNAESASLFAWRYYCSNDFLTPALREELTRSKWNIKNLTEEFYGLGTMFSPFKDTFLTGHSGSTPGFYSQTRYLAGTDYVFSVVVNGSEPVAASIVCSVARLLHNLARNFDDVESGTVITSDILMNWWGASLYAVSPRRALLFSVSGWGFGDCTALERRADGTYASDDISGYSSVGEAVRFKRDGEKIVEAKFAAFTALPFADFITKSQVSFTS; translated from the coding sequence ATGTTCGAAGTTGAATCCTCTGACCGGTTATTCTGCATCGTCCTGGACAAATGGCTGGCCTTTGCCATCTCGTATTCGGACATTCCTGGTTTGCAGATTGCTGTCCGTAAAAAAGAAAAGTTAATATTTTCAAAATCTTATGGCCTGGCTGATCTCGAGGGGGCTGAAGCCTATACGCCCCGCCATCTCGGGCATCTGGCCTCCCAGAGCAAAATGGTGACGTCGTGCCTTACGATGCAACTTGTCCAGGACGGGGTCCTGACGCTGGATCAACGGCTTGCGAAGCTTGTTCCTTGGGCCGGCGCGCACAAGGACAACAGATTCCGCGACATCACTGTTCGTGATCTGCTTTCGCACCGCTCGGGGCTGTGCAGCAACGGCAGTGAAGGAAGCTATTGGGAATTATTCCGGGATTTCCCATCGGAGGCACAATTTATCGCGGAACTGAAGGAAACGCCTCTGGTCTATGCCCCGGATACCTGCACGAAGTACTCCAATTACGGATTCGCTCTGCTCGGCCTTGTCCTGCAAGAGGTGACGGGAAAGCCGTACCATGCCCTGGTCGCAGAGGCGGCCGCACGACGGTGGCGGATTTCGGAACTACTTCCTGACCATGCGGAGGGACAATTCCCCTTCGCGACAGGATATTCCAAGAAAATCTATGATGGTGCCTGCAAGCCCTTCCGGCATGTGTGCGCGAACGCGCTGGCCCCGGCGGTCGGCCTTTGCGGGAACGCGGAATCGGCATCGCTGTTTGCCTGGCGCTACTACTGCAGCAACGACTTCCTGACTCCGGCCCTTCGGGAGGAGCTGACCCGTTCAAAGTGGAACATCAAGAACCTGACTGAGGAATTTTATGGCCTTGGCACGATGTTTTCGCCGTTCAAGGACACGTTCCTGACAGGGCATTCCGGAAGCACGCCGGGGTTCTACTCCCAGACACGCTATCTGGCCGGGACCGATTATGTTTTCAGCGTGGTGGTCAACGGGAGCGAGCCGGTCGCGGCGAGCATCGTCTGCTCGGTGGCGAGGCTGTTGCATAACCTGGCGCGGAATTTCGACGACGTCGAATCCGGCACCGTCATCACTTCCGATATCCTGATGAACTGGTGGGGGGCAAGCCTCTACGCCGTCTCGCCCCGACGGGCTTTGCTCTTCTCCGTGTCAGGGTGGGGGTTCGGCGACTGCACCGCCCTGGAACGTCGTGCTGACGGCACCTACGCCAGTGACGACATCAGCGGATATAGCAGCGTGGGGGAGGCTGTCCGATTCAAACGGGACGGGGAGAAGATCGTCGAGGCGAAATTCGCCGCCTTCACCGCACTGCCTTTTGCCGACTTCATCACGAAATCCCAGGTTTCCTTTACCTCCTGA
- a CDS encoding acid phosphatase — translation MKRHLLLATALAAGLGITGGTARAAGLDEIRNIVVIYAENRSFDNLYGHFPGAEGVEGLPASASAQVDRNGSPLATLPPIWGGLTAVGVTPAVTQGMTTDLANKPFAIDAADSFATSIAVPTRDLVHRFYQNQMQINGGRNDRFVAWGDNGALAMGLYDGAQLPMWKIARDYVLADRFFMAAFGGSFLNHQWLICACTPFYPNAATSPGKAQISVVEEDGVTLKTAANSPASAREGGPKWVNDGGLTPDFYAVNTMQPPYQPSASKPAAGGDARFADPAVPSTLPPQTATTIGDLLSAAHVSWAWYAGAWQAALDGKGNGATPNFQTHHQPFNYFAAYAPGTKAREEHLLDGGLNGAAFIAAIDQGKLPQVAFYKPQGNLNEHPGYADVLSGDQHLADVIAHLQASPQWSHMVVVVTYDENGGFWDHVAPPKADRWGPGTRIPAIIVSPFARRGVVDHTPYDTTSILRLITHRFSLPVLPGLTERDHAIAAHGGTPLGDLTNALTLTP, via the coding sequence ATGAAACGGCATCTCTTGCTGGCGACGGCGCTGGCGGCCGGACTTGGTATCACCGGTGGCACGGCGCGCGCGGCGGGCCTCGACGAGATCCGCAATATCGTCGTGATCTATGCCGAGAACCGCAGCTTCGACAACCTGTACGGGCATTTCCCGGGGGCCGAGGGCGTCGAGGGATTGCCGGCTTCGGCGTCCGCGCAGGTCGATCGGAACGGCTCCCCGCTGGCGACCCTGCCGCCGATCTGGGGCGGGCTGACCGCCGTCGGGGTGACGCCGGCGGTGACGCAGGGGATGACCACGGATCTGGCCAACAAGCCCTTCGCCATCGATGCCGCGGACAGCTTCGCGACCTCGATCGCCGTGCCCACGCGCGACCTCGTGCACCGGTTCTACCAGAACCAGATGCAGATCAACGGCGGGCGCAACGACCGCTTCGTCGCCTGGGGTGACAACGGCGCGCTGGCCATGGGGCTCTATGACGGCGCGCAGCTGCCGATGTGGAAGATCGCCAGGGACTATGTCCTGGCCGACCGGTTCTTCATGGCCGCGTTCGGGGGATCCTTCCTGAACCACCAATGGCTCATCTGCGCCTGTACGCCCTTCTATCCCAACGCCGCCACCAGCCCGGGCAAGGCACAGATCTCGGTGGTCGAGGAGGACGGCGTGACCCTGAAGACCGCGGCCAACTCGCCGGCCTCCGCCAGGGAAGGGGGGCCGAAATGGGTCAATGACGGTGGCCTCACCCCGGATTTCTACGCCGTCAACACGATGCAGCCGCCCTACCAGCCCAGCGCCAGCAAACCCGCCGCCGGCGGCGATGCCCGCTTCGCCGATCCCGCCGTGCCCAGCACGCTGCCGCCGCAGACCGCGACCACGATCGGCGACCTGCTGAGCGCGGCCCATGTCAGCTGGGCCTGGTACGCCGGCGCCTGGCAGGCGGCGCTGGACGGGAAGGGCAACGGCGCGACGCCGAATTTCCAGACCCACCATCAGCCTTTCAATTACTTCGCCGCCTATGCGCCCGGCACCAAGGCCCGCGAGGAACACCTGCTCGATGGCGGCCTGAACGGCGCGGCCTTCATCGCGGCGATCGACCAGGGCAAGCTGCCACAGGTCGCCTTCTACAAGCCGCAGGGCAACCTGAACGAACACCCCGGCTACGCCGACGTGCTGTCGGGCGACCAGCACCTCGCCGACGTGATCGCGCATCTGCAGGCCAGCCCGCAATGGTCGCACATGGTCGTGGTGGTGACCTACGACGAGAATGGCGGGTTCTGGGACCACGTCGCGCCCCCCAAGGCGGATCGCTGGGGGCCGGGAACCCGCATTCCGGCCATCATCGTCTCGCCCTTCGCCAGGCGCGGCGTGGTCGATCACACGCCCTACGATACCACCTCGATCCTGCGGCTGATCACGCACCGCTTCTCCCTGCCGGTGCTGCCGGGGCTGACCGAACGTGACCACGCCATCGCCGCCCATGGCGGCACGCCGTTGGGGGATCTGACCAACGCACTGACGCTCACGCCGTAA
- a CDS encoding cytochrome-c peroxidase has translation MAHWVTRISWTLMPAACAGWLLAAAPAPAEQAGLSRAEVYRRAAALTDLGRRMFFDTRLSASGRLSCASCHDPAFAYGPPNGRAVQLGGEDMRQSGPRAVPGLKYLRATPQFQEHYHDSDEEADESVDNGPTGGLTWDGRVDSGHAQARLPLLSPAEMANASVAAVVERARAAGYDAELRRLFGETLFDDADRAFDAITMAFESFEQDVATFEPYSSKYDAVLAGKATLTEAEAHGLALFNDPAKGNCASCHISERAKDGTPPQFTDHGLIALGVPRNPEIPANADPGYHDLGLCGPMRTDLQDRPEYCGLFKTPTLRNVALRTTFFHNGAFHDLREVVRFYVQRDTNPEKWYPRAADGSVRKFDDLPAQYHENVNMEPPFGGQPGDEPALTDSEITDLVAFLRTLTDGYGT, from the coding sequence ATGGCACATTGGGTCACCCGAATTTCCTGGACGCTGATGCCGGCCGCCTGCGCCGGCTGGCTGCTGGCGGCCGCCCCCGCCCCGGCGGAGCAGGCCGGGCTCTCGCGGGCCGAGGTGTACCGGCGGGCCGCCGCCCTCACCGATCTCGGGCGGCGGATGTTCTTCGACACCCGGCTGTCCGCCTCCGGCCGGCTGTCCTGTGCGTCGTGCCACGATCCGGCCTTTGCCTATGGCCCGCCGAACGGCCGGGCCGTGCAGCTCGGGGGGGAGGACATGCGCCAGTCCGGGCCACGGGCGGTTCCCGGGCTGAAATATCTGCGGGCGACGCCGCAGTTCCAGGAACATTACCACGATTCCGACGAAGAGGCCGACGAGAGCGTCGATAACGGGCCGACCGGCGGCCTGACCTGGGACGGGCGCGTCGATTCCGGCCATGCCCAGGCCCGGCTGCCGCTGCTCTCCCCCGCCGAGATGGCCAATGCCTCGGTGGCGGCGGTGGTGGAACGCGCACGCGCCGCCGGCTACGACGCGGAGCTGCGGCGCCTGTTCGGCGAGACCCTGTTCGACGATGCGGACCGGGCCTTCGACGCCATCACCATGGCCTTCGAGAGCTTCGAGCAGGATGTCGCCACCTTCGAGCCCTACAGCAGCAAATACGATGCCGTGCTGGCCGGGAAGGCGACGCTGACGGAGGCGGAGGCGCACGGGCTGGCGCTGTTCAACGATCCCGCCAAGGGCAACTGCGCCAGTTGCCACATCAGCGAGCGGGCCAAGGACGGCACGCCGCCGCAGTTCACCGATCACGGGCTGATCGCCCTCGGCGTGCCGCGCAACCCGGAGATTCCGGCGAATGCCGATCCCGGCTATCACGACCTGGGTCTGTGCGGGCCGATGCGGACGGACCTGCAGGACCGTCCGGAGTATTGTGGCCTGTTCAAGACGCCGACCCTGCGCAACGTGGCGCTGCGGACGACGTTCTTCCACAACGGCGCCTTCCACGACCTGCGGGAGGTGGTCCGCTTCTACGTGCAGCGCGACACCAACCCTGAGAAATGGTATCCCCGCGCCGCCGACGGCAGCGTGCGCAAATTCGACGACCTGCCCGCCCAGTACCACGAGAACGTCAACATGGAACCGCCGTTCGGCGGGCAGCCGGGGGACGAACCCGCACTGACGGACAGCGAGATTACCGATCTGGTGGCGTTCCTCAGGACCCTGACCGACGGCTACGGGACCTAA
- a CDS encoding MSMEG_1061 family FMN-dependent PPOX-type flavoprotein produces MIEPPLSSDRPDLDLLYDPPTERIRKAVMPALIPFHVRYLEKATFFCLATGRSIGLDASPRGGPPGFVRVIDAKTVAFADWPGNNRIESMRNLLEDDRLGMLFLFPGLDVFMRINGRGRVTADADLRTALAEGPKLPRTAIVVTVEEVLFHCGKAVNRARLWDPAARIDRSSLPTPGQMVAAMSGADAAAAEAIDAHYDHAMRHDLYG; encoded by the coding sequence ATGATTGAACCCCCCCTTTCCTCCGATAGGCCCGATCTCGACCTGCTCTACGATCCACCCACGGAACGTATCCGGAAGGCGGTGATGCCAGCGCTGATCCCCTTCCATGTCCGGTATCTGGAGAAGGCCACCTTCTTCTGCCTGGCAACCGGGCGCAGCATCGGGCTCGACGCCTCGCCGCGCGGCGGGCCTCCGGGGTTCGTGCGGGTCATCGACGCAAAGACGGTGGCATTCGCCGATTGGCCCGGCAACAACCGGATCGAGTCGATGCGCAACCTGCTGGAGGACGACCGGCTGGGCATGCTGTTTCTCTTCCCCGGCCTCGATGTTTTCATGCGGATCAACGGGCGCGGGCGTGTCACCGCCGATGCCGACCTGCGAACGGCGCTGGCCGAAGGACCCAAGCTGCCCAGGACCGCGATCGTGGTGACGGTGGAAGAGGTGCTGTTTCATTGCGGCAAGGCCGTGAACCGCGCCCGGCTATGGGATCCCGCGGCCCGGATCGATCGCAGCAGCCTGCCCACCCCCGGCCAGATGGTGGCCGCGATGAGTGGCGCGGATGCCGCCGCCGCCGAGGCAATCGATGCGCATTACGACCATGCGATGCGCCATGACCTTTATGGGTAG
- a CDS encoding AraC family transcriptional regulator, with translation MKGPDIPVAERIARALADPALPVIPFIHDSSDRFVSPPHRHGRAQLVWASAGIVTVRTGQGEWVIPPNRAVWIPAETEHVTGSRAAVAFRTLYLRADAVPDAAPDRCAAVAVSPLLRELILRATALPRADLSGRFATQLFALLREELRFLPDPPLHLPLPQDARLAGFCAGLLADPATAPDLITAAARLGMSRRSFIRLFQRDLGMSYGHWRQQARLLASLPMLAEGRPMLGIALDLGYQSPSAFSAVFRRVFGVVPTRYFRPE, from the coding sequence GTGAAAGGGCCAGACATCCCGGTGGCGGAACGCATCGCGCGGGCGCTGGCCGACCCGGCGCTGCCGGTCATTCCCTTCATCCATGACTCGTCCGACCGCTTCGTCAGCCCGCCGCACCGGCATGGGCGCGCGCAACTGGTCTGGGCCAGCGCCGGCATCGTCACGGTGCGCACCGGCCAGGGCGAATGGGTGATCCCGCCCAACCGCGCCGTCTGGATCCCGGCGGAGACCGAGCACGTCACCGGCAGCCGCGCCGCGGTGGCGTTCCGCACGCTGTATCTCCGCGCCGACGCGGTGCCGGACGCGGCGCCGGATCGTTGTGCCGCCGTCGCGGTCTCGCCGCTGCTGCGCGAGCTGATCCTGCGCGCCACGGCCCTGCCCCGCGCCGACCTGTCCGGCCGCTTCGCCACGCAGCTTTTCGCGCTGCTGCGCGAGGAGCTGCGTTTCCTGCCGGATCCGCCGCTGCATCTGCCGCTGCCGCAGGATGCGCGGCTGGCGGGGTTCTGTGCCGGTCTGCTGGCAGACCCGGCGACAGCGCCGGATCTCATCACGGCGGCAGCGCGACTGGGCATGAGCCGCCGCAGCTTCATCCGGTTGTTCCAGCGAGACCTCGGTATGAGTTACGGGCATTGGCGCCAGCAGGCGCGGCTGCTGGCCAGCCTGCCGATGCTGGCGGAAGGCCGGCCGATGCTGGGGATCGCGCTCGACCTGGGATACCAGAGCCCCAGTGCCTTCAGCGCGGTGTTCCGTCGTGTCTTCGGCGTCGTGCCAACCCGGTATTTCCGCCCGGAGTAA
- a CDS encoding FIST signal transduction protein, whose amino-acid sequence MWTRQLRWKARQGWDPDCALESDPADLVLCFGDTDAYEAGAFEALRAMFPKARIVASTAVASIQGHAVIQQGAVAAAVGFSYTRIEASCIQVGAGASFEAGRRLAAQLAAGDRPAGILLLADGLGVNGSELLAGLRSVVPAGCTVFGGMTTGAFGSPSTSLGLDARPGPGNAAAVGFYGPRLRIGDGTAAGWDVFGPVRHITGSDGNLLKTLDGRPALDLYRRYLGDEYLGPEGHLLFPLLVWPVGHPEQAVVRTLIRHDDEGGKMLFAGNVPEGYLARLMRGSLDRVAMAAADAARMAMHALPADAGPGRLALMVSCIGRLRLLGQKAPEEVEDAAAELGDAAGIGFYSYGEICRSERDAEPQLHNQTMSVTLLAEAAGHG is encoded by the coding sequence ATGTGGACCCGACAGCTTCGCTGGAAGGCCAGGCAGGGTTGGGATCCCGATTGCGCCCTCGAGAGCGATCCGGCGGATCTCGTTCTGTGCTTCGGGGATACGGACGCCTACGAAGCAGGGGCGTTCGAAGCCTTGCGGGCCATGTTCCCGAAGGCACGCATTGTTGCCTCCACCGCCGTGGCGTCCATCCAGGGACACGCCGTCATCCAGCAGGGGGCCGTCGCCGCGGCGGTTGGCTTCTCCTACACGCGCATCGAGGCCAGCTGTATCCAGGTCGGCGCCGGGGCGTCTTTCGAAGCGGGCCGGCGTCTGGCCGCGCAGTTGGCGGCAGGCGACCGCCCGGCCGGCATCCTGCTGCTGGCCGATGGCCTTGGGGTGAATGGCAGCGAATTGCTCGCCGGGCTGCGATCGGTTGTCCCCGCCGGCTGCACCGTGTTTGGCGGCATGACCACCGGTGCGTTCGGCAGCCCGAGCACCTCGCTCGGCCTTGACGCACGCCCCGGCCCGGGAAATGCCGCTGCCGTCGGATTCTACGGCCCCCGGCTGCGCATTGGCGATGGGACGGCCGCCGGATGGGACGTGTTCGGCCCCGTACGACACATCACGGGGTCGGACGGCAACCTGCTCAAGACGCTGGACGGGCGACCGGCCCTTGACCTCTACCGCCGCTACCTGGGCGATGAATACCTCGGTCCCGAGGGACACCTGCTCTTTCCCCTGCTCGTCTGGCCGGTGGGGCATCCGGAACAGGCGGTTGTGCGAACGCTCATCCGGCACGACGACGAAGGCGGCAAGATGCTGTTCGCCGGGAACGTCCCCGAGGGATACCTGGCGCGCCTGATGCGCGGCTCCCTCGACCGGGTGGCCATGGCAGCGGCCGATGCGGCCCGCATGGCCATGCATGCCCTGCCGGCTGACGCCGGCCCCGGGCGGCTTGCCTTGATGGTCAGTTGCATCGGACGTCTGCGGCTTCTCGGACAGAAAGCGCCGGAGGAGGTCGAGGACGCCGCCGCGGAACTCGGGGATGCCGCCGGCATCGGGTTCTACAGCTACGGCGAAATCTGCCGCAGCGAACGGGATGCGGAGCCGCAACTGCACAACCAAACCATGAGCGTGACGCTGCTCGCCGAGGCAGCCGGCCATGGATGA
- a CDS encoding ArsR/SmtB family transcription factor yields MLSISAFAGIAALVGDPARANMLAALMDGRALTATELAGAAGITPQTASGHLAQLTEAGLLAVQRQGRHRYHRLASPGVATMLESIMAVAAASDGAGAVRRRPSPVVGPRDRALRRVRTCYDHLAGQLAVAMADRMVERGQLELSADGGAVTEAGAAFLRGLGVDLAPAPRRGGGRMFCRPCLDWSERRPHIAGTLGAALCGACFAQGWLRRIDGTRAVAVTPVGEMALRQAFAWSALGEDR; encoded by the coding sequence ATGCTCAGTATCTCAGCGTTCGCCGGGATCGCCGCCCTCGTCGGGGATCCGGCCCGCGCCAACATGCTGGCCGCCCTGATGGACGGCCGCGCCCTCACCGCGACCGAGCTGGCCGGCGCGGCGGGGATCACGCCGCAGACCGCCAGCGGCCACCTGGCACAATTGACGGAGGCCGGGTTGCTGGCGGTGCAGCGCCAGGGACGGCATCGCTATCACCGCCTCGCCTCGCCCGGGGTGGCCACCATGCTGGAAAGCATCATGGCGGTGGCCGCCGCGTCCGATGGCGCGGGCGCGGTCCGGCGGCGCCCGTCCCCGGTGGTCGGCCCGCGCGACCGGGCGCTCCGGCGCGTCCGCACCTGCTACGACCACCTGGCCGGACAACTCGCCGTGGCCATGGCCGACCGGATGGTCGAGCGCGGGCAGCTCGAACTCTCGGCGGATGGCGGCGCCGTCACCGAGGCCGGCGCGGCCTTCCTGCGCGGGCTCGGGGTCGATCTTGCCCCGGCGCCCCGGCGCGGGGGCGGCCGGATGTTCTGCCGGCCCTGCCTGGACTGGAGCGAGCGGCGCCCGCATATCGCCGGGACGCTGGGGGCGGCCCTCTGCGGCGCCTGCTTCGCGCAAGGCTGGCTGCGGCGCATCGACGGCACCCGCGCCGTCGCGGTGACGCCGGTCGGCGAGATGGCATTGCGGCAGGCCTTCGCCTGGTCCGCCCTGGGGGAGGATCGGTAG
- the leuA gene encoding 2-isopropylmalate synthase has product MLRHPQTKYRPFSPMSLPDRGWPDRVITAAPRWCSTDLRDGNQALVDPMDVARKRRFFDLLLRIGFKEIEIAFPAASQTEFDFVRLLIEQDLIPEDVTPQVLTQSRAELIERTFESLRGARQAIVHLYNATAPVFRRVVFGQDEAGTIALAVSGTRLIRARAEAAPQTRWTYEYSPETFCFTEPDFALEVCERVIEAWDPSPARPMILNLPATVEVATPNVYADQIEWICRHLSRRDAVTISVHPHNDRGTAVAAAELAVMAGADRVEGCVFGHGERTGNVDLVTLALNLYTQGVDPGLDFSDMRAVVRTIEDCTRIGVHPRHPYAGELVFTAFSGSHQDAIRKGFAARASGNDATWEVPYLPVDPADLGCSYEAVIRVNSQSGKGGVAWVLEQEQGLRLPRRLQVAFSRVVQAATDASGREMAAADIVALFRRTYGLEGEKRLALAGYTLAPPGRKGGSRRFSGRVVLDGRMLVIAGEGNGPLSGLADALARDAGLRLDVVDYQEHAIGQGVQAMAAAYVECALPDGRIVFGVGIDADSASASIEAFIGAANAALSSPAG; this is encoded by the coding sequence ATGCTGCGTCACCCCCAGACCAAGTACCGTCCCTTTTCCCCGATGTCCCTGCCCGATCGCGGCTGGCCCGACCGGGTGATCACCGCCGCGCCGCGCTGGTGCTCGACGGATCTGCGCGACGGCAACCAGGCGCTGGTCGATCCCATGGACGTCGCGCGCAAGCGGCGTTTCTTCGATCTGCTGCTGCGCATCGGCTTCAAGGAAATCGAGATCGCCTTCCCTGCGGCGTCGCAGACCGAGTTCGATTTCGTCCGCCTGCTGATCGAGCAGGACCTGATCCCCGAAGACGTGACGCCGCAGGTGCTGACCCAGTCGCGCGCGGAGCTGATCGAGCGGACCTTCGAGTCCCTGCGTGGTGCCCGGCAGGCCATCGTGCATCTCTACAACGCCACCGCGCCGGTGTTCCGTCGCGTGGTGTTCGGCCAGGACGAGGCGGGCACGATCGCGCTGGCGGTGTCCGGCACGCGCCTGATCCGCGCGCGGGCCGAGGCGGCGCCGCAGACGCGCTGGACCTACGAGTATTCGCCGGAAACCTTCTGCTTCACCGAGCCGGATTTCGCCCTGGAGGTCTGCGAACGGGTGATCGAGGCCTGGGACCCGTCGCCGGCGCGGCCGATGATCCTGAACCTGCCGGCCACCGTGGAAGTGGCGACGCCCAACGTCTATGCCGACCAGATCGAGTGGATCTGTCGGCACCTGTCGCGGCGGGACGCGGTGACGATCAGCGTGCATCCGCACAATGACCGCGGCACCGCGGTTGCCGCGGCCGAACTGGCGGTGATGGCCGGCGCGGATCGCGTCGAGGGCTGCGTGTTCGGCCATGGCGAGCGCACCGGCAATGTCGATCTCGTCACCCTGGCGCTGAACCTCTACACGCAGGGCGTCGATCCGGGGCTCGATTTCTCCGACATGCGCGCGGTGGTCCGCACCATCGAGGACTGCACCCGCATCGGCGTGCATCCCCGCCATCCGTACGCGGGCGAACTGGTCTTCACCGCCTTCTCCGGATCGCACCAGGACGCCATCCGCAAGGGCTTCGCCGCCCGGGCCAGCGGCAACGATGCGACCTGGGAGGTGCCCTATCTTCCGGTCGATCCGGCGGATCTCGGCTGCAGCTACGAGGCGGTGATCCGCGTCAACAGCCAGTCCGGCAAGGGCGGCGTCGCCTGGGTGCTGGAACAGGAGCAGGGGCTGCGCCTGCCGCGCCGCCTGCAGGTCGCCTTCAGCCGCGTCGTGCAGGCAGCGACCGATGCGAGCGGGCGGGAGATGGCGGCCGCCGACATCGTCGCGCTGTTCCGCAGGACCTACGGGCTGGAGGGCGAGAAGCGGCTGGCGCTGGCCGGTTACACGCTGGCGCCACCGGGACGGAAGGGGGGATCACGCCGGTTCAGCGGGCGGGTGGTGCTGGACGGGCGGATGCTGGTGATCGCGGGGGAGGGGAACGGCCCGCTTTCCGGGCTGGCCGATGCGCTGGCCCGGGACGCCGGCCTCCGGCTGGACGTGGTGGACTACCAGGAACACGCGATCGGCCAGGGTGTGCAGGCCATGGCGGCGGCCTATGTGGAATGCGCGCTGCCGGACGGGCGCATCGTCTTCGGCGTGGGCATCGACGCCGACAGCGCCTCCGCCTCGATCGAGGCGTTCATCGGCGCCGCCAACGCGGCCTTGTCGTCGCCGGCGGGCTGA
- a CDS encoding MFS transporter: protein MTASPLIPVQAPAGSFFGWRVVGAAFALAVFAWGIGFYGPPIFLGVLHTTRDWPVPVISAAITAHFLCGAALVVRLATLHRRFGVMATTRAGAILTGLGALGWAIAPAPWLLFLAAPVSGAGWALSSGAALNAMVSPWFDRRRPAALSMAFNGASMGGIVFSPLWVALISGLGFPVAALLVGITAAGVAWVLAGRYLGRGPAEMGLRPDGDPAAPAHGPARPDRQALAPLVHPWRDRRCVTLAAAATLGLVAQIGLVAHLFSLLAPVLGDSSAGLTMGAATACAIGGRSLLGARLPPGADRRRVAAANVGMQALGSAVLLLAGGSVPWLLLGCGLFGLGLGNVTSLPPLIAQAEFRPADVARVVALVTATSQAGYAFAPALFGLLRQDGTGGAALFAAAAAIQLAAAAVVLLGRQPRRSGRTGSSGPL, encoded by the coding sequence ATGACCGCATCCCCGTTGATCCCCGTGCAGGCCCCCGCCGGTTCCTTCTTCGGCTGGCGCGTGGTGGGGGCGGCCTTCGCCCTGGCCGTATTCGCCTGGGGCATCGGCTTCTACGGCCCGCCCATCTTCCTCGGGGTGCTGCACACCACGCGGGACTGGCCGGTGCCGGTGATCTCGGCCGCGATCACCGCGCATTTCCTCTGCGGCGCGGCGCTGGTCGTCCGCCTCGCCACGCTGCACCGCCGCTTCGGGGTGATGGCAACGACGCGGGCCGGCGCCATCCTGACCGGCCTCGGCGCGCTCGGCTGGGCGATCGCGCCGGCCCCGTGGCTTTTGTTCCTCGCCGCCCCGGTCAGCGGGGCCGGCTGGGCGCTGAGCAGCGGCGCCGCCCTGAATGCGATGGTTTCGCCCTGGTTCGACCGCCGCCGGCCGGCGGCGCTGAGCATGGCCTTCAACGGCGCCAGCATGGGCGGCATCGTGTTCTCGCCGCTGTGGGTGGCGTTGATCAGTGGGCTCGGCTTCCCCGTGGCGGCGCTGCTGGTGGGGATCACGGCGGCCGGGGTGGCATGGGTGCTGGCCGGCCGCTATCTCGGCCGCGGCCCGGCGGAGATGGGCCTGCGGCCGGATGGCGACCCCGCCGCTCCGGCGCATGGCCCGGCGCGACCTGACCGGCAGGCCCTGGCGCCGCTGGTGCATCCCTGGCGGGACCGGCGCTGCGTGACGCTGGCGGCGGCGGCAACGCTTGGGCTGGTGGCGCAGATCGGGCTGGTGGCGCATCTGTTCTCGCTGCTGGCGCCGGTCCTGGGCGACAGCAGCGCCGGGCTGACCATGGGGGCGGCGACGGCCTGCGCCATCGGCGGACGCTCCCTGCTGGGGGCGCGGCTGCCGCCCGGGGCCGACCGCCGCCGCGTCGCCGCGGCCAATGTCGGGATGCAGGCGCTGGGCTCGGCGGTGCTGCTGCTGGCCGGCGGGTCGGTGCCGTGGCTGTTGCTCGGATGCGGGCTGTTCGGGCTGGGCCTGGGCAATGTCACCTCCCTGCCGCCGCTGATCGCGCAGGCCGAGTTCCGTCCCGCCGACGTGGCCCGCGTCGTCGCCCTGGTCACCGCCACCAGCCAGGCGGGCTACGCCTTCGCGCCGGCGCTGTTCGGCCTGCTGCGGCAGGACGGGACCGGCGGTGCCGCCCTGTTCGCCGCCGCGGCGGCGATCCAACTGGCGGCGGCGGCAGTCGTGCTGCTCGGCCGGCAGCCACGCCGGAGCGGTCGGACAGGGTCATCAGGCCCACTTTAG